One segment of Tepidimicrobium xylanilyticum DNA contains the following:
- the kamC gene encoding lysine 5,6-aminomutase reactivase ATPase KamC, with amino-acid sequence MEFMDELTRKSLDFQYILNRINIKTPYGKMYKDKMRPFVRGEEERLVDELEKVEAFTFYARNTKFVESISYIFQRIKDLRTSINRAREGGILLTVELFEIKNFLFLIRELNELLNRNQVPLWDDIRIEPIESLENLLDPESTGISTFYIYDAYSEELRQIREERREREREIKKEKRILRERLEEELGIKLNADGSIVIPKDRLELIKKIENYPHLSYVSETYINVKYSLKPTDKINLLERKILILKDREEKEETKIREYLSKEIGKRSKVLYKNISSIGKLDFLLAKASFGIEIDGVKPNIVKEHQMTIIEGRHLKVEESLKKIGLEYTPITIDLKKGVTCITGANMGGKTVSLKLVGLLTIMAQHGLLVPAKEMVLGLNNFIKASIGDIQSTEKGLSTFGGEIKLIQEAIEVSDNEGLILIDELASGTNPEEGYAISKAIVEYLLEKNSITLLTTHYDNIGNMDRVVHLQVIGLSHMGIGELKKELKDLSEGKLELINRLMDYRLREVGKTKSVPKDAINIARIMGLDKEIIDRAERNLRGHIWEECTSKDRP; translated from the coding sequence ATGGAATTTATGGATGAGTTAACAAGGAAATCCTTAGATTTTCAATATATTTTAAATAGAATAAATATCAAAACCCCGTATGGCAAAATGTATAAGGACAAGATGAGACCTTTTGTAAGGGGAGAAGAGGAAAGATTAGTAGACGAATTGGAAAAAGTGGAGGCCTTTACCTTTTATGCTAGGAATACAAAGTTTGTGGAAAGTATTAGCTATATATTTCAAAGGATAAAGGATTTGAGAACTTCCATAAATAGAGCAAGGGAAGGAGGAATTCTTTTAACTGTAGAGCTGTTTGAAATAAAGAATTTCCTCTTTTTAATTCGGGAGCTAAATGAACTCCTTAATAGGAATCAGGTACCCTTATGGGATGATATAAGAATAGAACCAATAGAAAGCTTAGAAAATTTATTAGATCCGGAATCAACAGGCATTTCCACCTTTTATATATACGATGCTTACTCTGAAGAATTGAGGCAAATTAGAGAAGAAAGACGAGAAAGGGAAAGGGAAATCAAAAAAGAGAAAAGGATATTGAGGGAAAGGCTGGAAGAGGAATTAGGTATAAAATTAAATGCAGATGGCTCCATAGTCATTCCAAAGGACAGGTTGGAATTAATTAAGAAAATTGAAAACTATCCCCATTTGAGCTATGTATCGGAAACCTATATAAACGTTAAATATTCCCTAAAGCCAACTGACAAGATAAACTTACTAGAGAGGAAAATATTAATCCTAAAGGATAGAGAGGAAAAAGAAGAAACTAAAATAAGAGAATATTTATCCAAAGAAATAGGAAAAAGGAGTAAAGTGCTATATAAGAATATATCCAGTATTGGAAAGTTAGATTTCCTACTAGCAAAGGCTAGTTTTGGAATTGAGATAGATGGGGTTAAGCCTAATATAGTGAAAGAACATCAGATGACCATAATAGAAGGAAGACACTTAAAGGTTGAGGAATCCTTAAAGAAGATTGGATTAGAATATACTCCCATAACTATAGATTTAAAAAAAGGGGTTACCTGTATTACAGGAGCCAATATGGGAGGAAAGACCGTCAGCTTAAAGTTAGTAGGATTATTGACTATTATGGCTCAACATGGCCTATTAGTTCCAGCTAAGGAGATGGTTTTAGGATTAAATAATTTCATCAAGGCCTCCATAGGAGATATTCAGTCTACGGAGAAAGGTCTAAGCACCTTTGGAGGGGAAATTAAATTAATCCAAGAGGCCATCGAAGTTTCCGATAATGAGGGATTAATACTAATAGACGAATTAGCCAGTGGAACCAATCCAGAAGAAGGCTATGCCATATCAAAAGCCATAGTAGAATACCTATTAGAGAAAAACTCCATAACCTTACTCACTACCCATTATGATAATATTGGAAATATGGATAGGGTAGTCCATCTTCAGGTAATAGGCTTATCCCATATGGGAATAGGGGAGTTGAAAAAAGAGCTAAAAGATCTTTCAGAAGGGAAATTGGAATTGATAAATAGATTGATGGATTATCGTTTAAGGGAAGTAGGCAAAACAAAGTCTGTCCCCAAAGACGCCATCAACATAGCTAGAATAATGGGACTGGATAAAGAGATAATAGATAGGGCTGAAAGGAATCTCAGAGGCCATATTTGGGAAGAATGCACTTCAAAAGATAGACCATAA
- a CDS encoding OPT family oligopeptide transporter, which produces MPEFTSTAIIIGIFMSIVFGAANAYIGLRVGMTISASIPAAVISMGIIRGIMKRDSILENNMVQTIGSAGESLAAGAIFTLPALYIWSQELGMEVPSLLRIVIISLSGGILGVLLMLPLRRALIVNEHGILPYPEGTACAEVLIAGETGGTKAETVFKGLGIGSAFKFITDGIKLFPSEIEWAIPGYKGAAIGMDTLPALLGVGFIVGPQISAYMLSGAVLGWFVLIPLMTNLGQYITDIIYPASVPLSQLDYWGIWSNYIRYIGAGAVAFGGILSLIKSLPLIVRTFKEALGGLKITAGSTSNLRTDEDMSIKGALMGVLVIVIFIGATDFIPVGIPGALIIAIFGFFFATVSARLVGLVGSSNNPVSGMTIATLLITSIIFKSIGFDGEAGMIGAISVGSVICIIAAMAGDMSQDLKTGFLVGATPRKQQYGEVIGAVASALVIGLVLMLLDRAWGFGSNELPAPQATLMKLVVEGVMSGNLPWVLVFMGVGIGLVVEILGIPILPFAVGLYLPIHLSTPIMLGGIIRGILEKKEDDNIKEKIDGGVLFSSGLIAGEGLVGILLAVMAIIPVGGVTLADKVAFGNYALGQWGSLVFFAGLAYLLIRKSFYAKIEK; this is translated from the coding sequence ATGCCAGAATTTACATCTACAGCAATTATAATTGGTATTTTTATGTCTATAGTTTTTGGTGCAGCTAATGCTTATATTGGCCTTAGAGTTGGTATGACTATCAGTGCTTCCATACCAGCGGCGGTAATTTCTATGGGCATTATCCGTGGAATTATGAAGCGAGATTCTATCTTAGAGAACAATATGGTGCAAACCATAGGTTCTGCTGGAGAATCCTTAGCAGCAGGTGCCATATTTACTTTACCCGCCTTGTATATTTGGTCTCAAGAGCTTGGTATGGAGGTGCCTAGCTTATTAAGGATAGTGATCATATCCTTATCAGGAGGTATTTTAGGAGTATTACTAATGCTTCCGCTAAGGAGGGCCTTAATAGTAAATGAACATGGGATTCTTCCCTATCCAGAAGGAACTGCCTGTGCAGAGGTTTTAATTGCAGGAGAAACTGGAGGAACAAAGGCCGAGACGGTATTCAAGGGACTTGGTATTGGTTCAGCCTTTAAATTCATTACTGATGGAATTAAACTATTCCCATCGGAAATAGAATGGGCAATTCCAGGATATAAGGGTGCAGCCATAGGAATGGATACTCTACCAGCCCTACTAGGGGTAGGTTTTATAGTAGGTCCCCAAATATCTGCCTACATGTTGTCTGGTGCGGTGCTAGGTTGGTTTGTACTCATTCCATTAATGACCAATTTGGGTCAATATATAACGGATATAATATATCCAGCATCAGTACCCCTAAGTCAATTGGACTACTGGGGAATATGGAGCAACTATATTAGATATATTGGTGCAGGGGCTGTAGCCTTTGGAGGAATACTATCCTTAATTAAATCCTTGCCATTAATCGTCAGAACCTTTAAGGAGGCCTTAGGGGGCTTGAAGATCACGGCTGGTTCTACTTCAAATCTTAGGACGGATGAAGATATGTCTATCAAAGGAGCCTTAATGGGTGTATTAGTCATAGTGATATTTATAGGAGCTACGGACTTCATACCTGTAGGTATTCCTGGAGCCTTAATTATAGCCATATTTGGCTTCTTCTTTGCTACTGTATCAGCAAGGCTTGTAGGCTTGGTAGGCAGCAGCAATAATCCAGTGTCGGGTATGACCATTGCAACCCTACTAATTACCTCCATCATATTCAAATCCATTGGATTTGATGGGGAAGCGGGAATGATAGGAGCTATATCCGTAGGTTCAGTAATCTGTATAATAGCAGCCATGGCAGGAGATATGTCCCAGGACTTAAAGACTGGCTTCTTGGTAGGGGCTACCCCAAGGAAGCAGCAGTATGGAGAAGTAATAGGAGCTGTAGCTTCTGCACTAGTAATTGGCCTTGTATTAATGTTATTGGATAGGGCTTGGGGCTTTGGATCCAACGAATTGCCAGCACCACAGGCTACCTTAATGAAGTTGGTGGTTGAAGGAGTAATGAGTGGCAACCTCCCATGGGTCTTGGTATTCATGGGAGTAGGCATTGGATTAGTAGTTGAGATACTAGGCATTCCAATACTTCCCTTTGCAGTAGGCCTATACCTACCAATTCACTTAAGTACACCAATTATGCTAGGTGGAATTATTAGGGGAATACTTGAAAAGAAAGAAGATGACAATATCAAAGAGAAAATTGATGGGGGAGTTTTATTCTCATCTGGTCTTATAGCTGGCGAAGGGCTAGTAGGAATACTATTGGCAGTAATGGCTATAATACCAGTAGGAGGAGTAACCCTAGCAGATAAAGTTGCCTTTGGAAATTATGCCTTAGGCCAATGGGGCTCCTTAGTATTCTTTGCAGGTTTGGCCTACCTATTGATAAGGAAGTCCTTTTATGCAAAGATAGAAAAATAA
- a CDS encoding HD-GYP domain-containing protein: MENLTLETSKFVRVKSMSTRNRLVQKQKQLLELLGYDVCISFLFNDKRNIAYKNAVASSNMKYKRKSISNAIFINKIQYSAFRELIGKKGIVENYSQDIFPPLLEGVNTEVYIPIFCCNDRDLSIELIGCLYLGSSDFKEFPFNHFIDDNLVEELMSDISKLLTLLLIRMEQFEDAVNIAEFILGLMDKKAPYLSNHAYNVSGWCREIGMELKLSKEELNELTLAGLLHDVGKIIVDNSILYKKGRLEKEEYQKVQEHVITSYKILKYLFEDIEEYKNVPEIVKYHHEWYDGKGYPFGLKGDGILYLPGTKRAVPIEINKIGGDALSFSLEESYGKNLSNGKPLIIKVLFDELELDITGTVVRKYNFGPYKYFDFNYTNIPDWKRDAIFRQLFRKQIQLRKTISKYEKTAT, from the coding sequence ATGGAAAACCTAACTTTGGAGACGAGCAAATTTGTTAGAGTGAAATCAATGTCTACAAGAAACAGGTTAGTACAAAAACAGAAGCAGCTATTAGAACTCTTAGGTTATGATGTATGCATATCTTTCCTATTTAATGATAAAAGGAATATTGCTTACAAGAATGCAGTTGCAAGCTCTAATATGAAATATAAGAGAAAATCAATTTCCAATGCCATATTCATAAACAAAATACAGTACTCTGCTTTTAGGGAACTAATAGGCAAAAAGGGCATAGTGGAAAATTATTCTCAAGATATATTCCCTCCATTGTTAGAAGGTGTCAACACCGAAGTTTATATCCCCATTTTTTGCTGCAATGATAGAGATTTATCAATAGAACTAATCGGATGTTTATACTTAGGCTCTTCTGATTTCAAAGAATTCCCCTTCAATCACTTTATAGATGACAATTTGGTAGAAGAACTGATGTCTGATATTTCTAAGCTGTTAACCTTGCTTCTTATCAGGATGGAGCAGTTTGAAGATGCAGTTAATATAGCTGAATTTATATTAGGTCTAATGGATAAAAAGGCTCCCTATCTTTCTAACCATGCCTATAATGTTTCAGGTTGGTGTAGGGAGATTGGAATGGAATTAAAGCTATCCAAAGAAGAACTGAATGAATTGACTTTAGCAGGATTATTACACGATGTTGGCAAGATCATAGTGGACAATAGTATATTATATAAAAAGGGGAGGCTGGAGAAGGAAGAATACCAAAAGGTTCAAGAACACGTCATTACTAGCTATAAAATTTTAAAATACCTATTTGAGGATATTGAGGAATATAAAAACGTTCCCGAAATAGTCAAATACCATCACGAATGGTATGACGGCAAGGGATATCCTTTTGGATTAAAAGGAGATGGCATACTATACTTGCCAGGCACTAAAAGGGCTGTACCTATAGAAATCAATAAAATAGGTGGAGACGCCTTGTCCTTTAGTTTGGAAGAAAGTTATGGCAAGAATCTGTCTAATGGAAAGCCTTTAATAATAAAGGTGCTATTTGATGAATTGGAGTTGGATATTACGGGTACAGTAGTTAGAAAATATAATTTCGGTCCTTATAAATACTTTGATTTCAACTATACCAATATACCCGATTGGAAGAGAGATGCCATATTTAGGCAGTTGTTTAGAAAGCAAATCCAGTTGAGAAAAACCATAAGCAAGTATGAAAAAACAGCAACCTAA
- the kamB gene encoding lysine 5,6-aminomutase reactivase subunit KamB has translation MLLQHIQDKYKIISIVGMAKNSGKTVALNHLIQESLDEGIQLGIVSTGRDGESLDLVTETEKPKIFVEEGVLIATTTELLSLSDATVEIIDITGYRTPLGEILIGRIKDSGYIQISGPQTTVEIKEIADSMIKLGAELVLVDGAIDRKSSAAPSITDATILATGAVLSRDMTKVIEETLHIVNLFNLPPVDINDRPILERAFENGDISTVDENLNCYPLGIKTALNCGHIIGQHIKEDTKYILIPGSLVKNTVEGIIETANRYKKVVLVVSDGTKIFIPPKDWLRFVKHGLKVKVINPINLVAITLNPYAPQGYYFDARELLDRMRYYIKDIPVVDLVLGSE, from the coding sequence TTGTTGCTACAGCATATACAAGATAAATACAAAATAATATCCATAGTAGGAATGGCTAAGAATAGTGGCAAGACCGTAGCGTTGAATCATTTGATTCAGGAATCCTTAGATGAAGGGATTCAATTAGGTATAGTTTCCACTGGAAGGGATGGGGAATCTTTAGATTTAGTTACTGAAACGGAAAAGCCTAAAATATTCGTAGAAGAAGGGGTTCTAATTGCCACTACTACCGAACTATTATCTTTAAGCGATGCAACGGTAGAAATAATAGATATAACTGGCTACAGAACGCCCTTGGGGGAAATACTAATAGGCAGAATAAAGGATAGTGGCTATATTCAAATATCTGGGCCTCAAACTACAGTTGAAATTAAAGAGATAGCCGATTCTATGATAAAATTAGGGGCGGAGTTGGTACTTGTAGATGGAGCCATAGACCGGAAATCATCAGCCGCCCCTTCAATCACCGATGCCACCATACTTGCTACTGGGGCAGTATTAAGCAGGGATATGACCAAAGTAATAGAGGAAACTCTCCATATAGTGAATTTATTTAATCTTCCTCCCGTTGATATAAACGATAGGCCTATATTAGAAAGGGCCTTTGAAAATGGAGATATTTCCACAGTTGATGAAAATTTAAATTGCTATCCCCTTGGAATTAAGACTGCCCTAAACTGTGGGCATATCATTGGCCAACATATAAAGGAAGATACGAAATATATACTAATCCCCGGTTCTTTAGTGAAGAATACTGTAGAGGGCATTATTGAAACTGCCAACAGATATAAAAAGGTGGTGTTGGTAGTATCAGATGGGACTAAAATATTTATTCCTCCAAAGGATTGGCTTAGGTTTGTAAAACATGGACTTAAAGTGAAGGTCATAAATCCTATCAATCTAGTAGCCATAACCCTTAATCCCTATGCGCCACAGGGCTATTATTTCGATGCAAGGGAACTACTAGATAGAATGAGATATTATATAAAAGATATTCCTGTGGTGGATTTGGTGTTAGGGAGTGAATAA
- the kamA gene encoding lysine 2,3-aminomutase, translated as MRSYKDIELWKDVTEEEWNDWRWQVRNRITDVETLKKIINITEEEEKEIGEVLGKFRMGITPYYASLMDPDDPNCPIRKQAVPTIMETHKSIADMEDPLAEDEDSPVPGLTHRYPDRVLFLITDQCSMYCRHCTRRRFAGQRDSGAPKERIDKCIEYIRNTPQVRDVLLSGGDALLVSDEKLEYIISELRKIPHVEIIRIGTRTPVVMPMRITDDLVNMLKKYHPIWLNTHFNHPKEITEDAILAANKMADAGIPLGNQSVLLRGVNDCPHIMKELVHKLVKMRIRPYYIYQCDLSMGIEHFRTKVARGIEIIEALRGHTSGYAVPTFVVDAPGGGGKIPVMPQYVISQSPNKVVLRNYEGVITTYTEPQYIEDECNCSVCRGERKGYTTGVAEILMGPEVKSLSPSNLERKMRAK; from the coding sequence ATGAGATCCTATAAGGATATCGAATTGTGGAAAGATGTAACTGAAGAGGAATGGAATGATTGGCGTTGGCAGGTAAGAAATAGGATTACAGATGTGGAAACTTTAAAAAAAATAATCAATATAACTGAAGAAGAGGAAAAGGAAATTGGGGAGGTATTGGGGAAGTTTAGAATGGGTATTACACCTTATTATGCATCCTTAATGGACCCAGATGATCCCAATTGTCCCATTAGGAAACAAGCGGTACCAACTATTATGGAAACCCATAAGAGTATAGCTGATATGGAAGACCCATTAGCAGAAGATGAAGATTCTCCTGTACCAGGGTTAACTCACAGGTATCCAGATAGAGTGTTATTCTTAATAACTGATCAATGCTCCATGTATTGCAGACATTGTACCAGAAGAAGGTTTGCGGGGCAACGGGATTCTGGTGCTCCTAAGGAAAGAATAGATAAATGTATAGAATATATTAGAAATACTCCTCAAGTTAGAGATGTATTGTTATCGGGGGGAGATGCTCTACTAGTATCGGACGAAAAATTGGAATATATCATAAGTGAATTAAGAAAAATCCCTCATGTAGAGATAATAAGAATAGGAACAAGAACTCCTGTAGTTATGCCTATGAGGATTACAGATGATTTAGTGAACATGCTTAAAAAATACCATCCAATTTGGTTGAATACCCATTTTAACCATCCTAAGGAAATAACAGAAGATGCCATATTAGCAGCTAATAAAATGGCGGATGCAGGTATTCCGTTGGGAAACCAATCCGTATTGTTAAGGGGAGTTAATGATTGTCCTCATATAATGAAAGAGCTTGTCCACAAATTGGTTAAGATGAGAATAAGGCCATATTATATCTACCAATGCGACCTATCCATGGGTATTGAGCACTTTAGAACTAAGGTAGCTAGGGGTATTGAAATTATAGAAGCTTTAAGAGGCCATACCTCTGGATATGCAGTACCCACTTTTGTGGTTGATGCACCAGGAGGCGGAGGGAAAATTCCAGTAATGCCTCAATATGTTATAAGCCAGTCGCCAAATAAGGTAGTATTAAGGAATTATGAAGGGGTAATTACCACCTACACCGAACCTCAATATATAGAAGATGAATGTAACTGTTCAGTATGTAGAGGAGAGCGTAAAGGCTACACTACAGGAGTGGCAGAAATCCTTATGGGCCCAGAAGTAAAATCTTTATCACCATCCAATTTGGAAAGGAAAATGAGAGCTAAATAA
- the kdd gene encoding L-erythro-3,5-diaminohexanoate dehydrogenase — protein sequence MRRGCPYGTHRVIEPKGVLPQPALKIDNDMEIYDNEILIDVKTLNIDSASFTQIKEQAKGNIEEIKRIMRSIVDERGKHQNPVTGSGGMLIGTVEKIGPALEGKTDLKVGDKIATLVSLSLTPLRIDEILEVRPDVDQVDIKGKAILFESGIYAVLPDDLPENLALSVLDVAGAPAQTAKLVKPGDTVVVIGGTGKSGMLCLYEAKKRAGVTGKVICIGSRDETIARVKEANLADVYIKANATNAVEILEKVREATNGEMADLVINTVNIPNTEMSSILITKDGGTVYFFSMATSFTKAALGAEGVGKDVTMLIGNGYTKGHAAIALELMRESKELRRIFEELYA from the coding sequence ATGAGAAGAGGTTGTCCTTATGGCACTCACCGGGTTATAGAACCAAAGGGAGTATTACCCCAACCCGCATTGAAAATTGATAATGATATGGAAATTTATGACAACGAAATATTAATTGATGTAAAAACTCTAAACATAGATTCAGCAAGCTTTACCCAGATAAAGGAACAGGCTAAAGGAAATATAGAAGAGATTAAAAGGATAATGAGAAGCATAGTTGATGAGAGAGGGAAGCATCAAAATCCAGTTACAGGTTCTGGTGGAATGTTAATTGGAACAGTGGAAAAAATAGGTCCTGCATTAGAAGGGAAGACTGACCTTAAGGTAGGGGACAAAATAGCCACTTTAGTTTCCTTATCTTTAACGCCCCTAAGAATAGATGAAATCTTAGAAGTAAGGCCAGATGTAGACCAAGTAGATATTAAGGGTAAGGCCATTTTATTTGAATCGGGCATATATGCAGTACTACCCGATGATTTGCCAGAAAATCTAGCTCTATCTGTACTAGATGTGGCAGGAGCACCAGCTCAAACTGCTAAATTGGTTAAACCAGGGGATACTGTAGTAGTAATAGGGGGAACTGGAAAATCAGGAATGCTCTGTTTATATGAAGCCAAGAAAAGAGCTGGAGTGACAGGAAAAGTTATTTGTATTGGTTCCAGAGATGAAACAATTGCCCGAGTTAAGGAAGCAAACCTTGCTGATGTTTACATAAAAGCCAATGCTACCAATGCAGTTGAAATACTTGAAAAGGTTAGGGAAGCCACTAACGGTGAAATGGCTGATCTAGTAATTAACACCGTAAACATTCCAAATACGGAAATGTCCAGCATATTGATTACAAAAGATGGAGGCACAGTATACTTCTTCAGCATGGCCACAAGTTTCACCAAAGCAGCTCTAGGAGCAGAAGGAGTAGGAAAGGACGTTACGATGTTAATAGGCAATGGCTACACAAAAGGTCACGCAGCAATAGCTTTAGAACTGATGAGGGAGTCAAAAGAATTGAGAAGAATTTTTGAGGAATTGTATGCCTAG
- the kamD gene encoding lysine 5,6-aminomutase subunit alpha, with product MSKLNLDQNLIDSSRNAARKIADNIQEFIDQHTTTSTERAIARLLGVDGVDEIDKPLPNVLIDSIKDGGGLERGIAYWLGNAIIQTGDSPQEIAEKISRGELDIIRLPAAKEEKIRDTIFELAEEGVARIKSNRKKREELLSTLGEGNKPYIYVIVATGNIYEDIEQAKSAARQGADIIAVIRTTGQSLLDYVPYGATTEGFGGTYATQENFRLMRRALDEVAEEVGRYIRLCNYCSGLCMPEIAAMGALERLDVMLNDALYGILFRDINMQRTLIDQFFSRVINGYAGIIINTGEDNYLTTDDAVEAAHTVLASQFINEQFALKAGIPEEQMGLGHAFEMDPDLENGFLYELAQAQMAREIFPKAPLKYMPPTKYMTGNIFKGHVQNALFNMVSIMTNQGIQLLGMLTEAIHTPHLHDRYLSIENAKYIFNNAKDLGNEITFKEGGIIQARAQKVLSDAEQLLREIAEIGLFTTIEQGKFGGVKRQRTGGKGLDGVAKKDSGYFNPFIQLMLGGGR from the coding sequence TTGAGCAAATTAAATCTAGATCAAAATTTAATAGATAGTTCAAGGAATGCTGCTAGAAAAATTGCTGACAATATACAGGAATTTATAGACCAACATACTACTACTTCTACAGAAAGGGCCATTGCCCGCTTGTTAGGGGTAGATGGTGTGGATGAAATAGACAAACCCTTACCCAATGTACTCATAGATAGTATAAAAGATGGAGGAGGGTTAGAAAGGGGAATTGCATACTGGTTAGGAAACGCCATAATTCAGACTGGAGACAGCCCTCAGGAAATAGCAGAAAAAATATCTAGGGGGGAACTAGACATAATTCGCCTACCAGCAGCAAAGGAAGAGAAAATCCGCGATACTATTTTTGAATTGGCTGAGGAAGGGGTAGCAAGGATAAAATCAAATAGAAAAAAAAGAGAGGAACTCTTATCCACTTTGGGGGAAGGTAATAAACCTTATATATACGTAATAGTCGCTACTGGCAATATATATGAGGACATTGAACAGGCTAAATCTGCAGCAAGACAGGGGGCAGATATAATAGCCGTTATTAGAACTACAGGTCAAAGTCTATTGGACTATGTTCCCTATGGAGCAACTACCGAGGGATTTGGAGGAACCTATGCTACCCAAGAAAACTTTAGGCTTATGAGAAGGGCTTTAGATGAAGTAGCAGAAGAGGTAGGCCGTTACATAAGGCTGTGCAACTATTGTTCTGGATTATGTATGCCAGAAATAGCTGCTATGGGAGCACTAGAGAGATTAGATGTAATGTTAAACGATGCCTTATACGGAATACTATTTAGGGACATTAATATGCAAAGGACCTTAATAGACCAATTTTTCTCTAGGGTCATCAATGGATATGCAGGAATAATAATAAATACTGGAGAGGACAACTACCTTACCACCGATGATGCAGTAGAAGCAGCCCATACCGTATTGGCCTCCCAGTTCATAAACGAGCAATTTGCATTAAAAGCTGGAATCCCAGAAGAGCAAATGGGGCTAGGTCATGCATTTGAGATGGACCCCGATTTGGAAAATGGCTTTTTATACGAGCTAGCCCAAGCTCAAATGGCAAGAGAGATATTCCCAAAAGCACCTTTAAAATATATGCCTCCAACTAAATATATGACGGGAAACATCTTTAAAGGCCATGTGCAAAACGCTTTATTTAATATGGTATCCATAATGACCAATCAAGGTATCCAACTCCTTGGAATGTTAACTGAGGCTATTCATACTCCTCATCTACATGACAGGTACTTATCTATAGAAAATGCTAAATATATTTTCAACAATGCCAAGGACTTAGGAAATGAAATCACCTTCAAAGAAGGAGGAATTATTCAGGCTAGAGCCCAAAAGGTATTAAGTGATGCAGAACAGCTATTAAGAGAAATAGCTGAAATAGGGTTATTCACAACAATAGAACAGGGTAAATTTGGAGGAGTTAAAAGACAAAGGACTGGCGGAAAGGGATTAGACGGAGTTGCTAAAAAGGATTCAGGATATTTCAATCCCTTTATTCAGCTTATGTTAGGAGGTGGAAGGTAA
- a CDS encoding PqqD family protein — MFKRNKKEENYLDYIPKKSEKIHWIEKEDGLIQIIIYRNSLFERIVRKLFFTPDKYRIDLDQMGSFIWKHIDGEKSVYQISQLVKGEFQEKAEPLYERLIQFMNILKNNKFIDFK; from the coding sequence ATGTTTAAGAGGAATAAAAAAGAAGAAAACTATCTAGATTATATACCAAAGAAATCGGAAAAAATCCATTGGATAGAAAAGGAAGATGGGTTAATTCAAATAATAATATATAGAAATTCTTTATTTGAAAGGATAGTTCGAAAACTTTTTTTCACACCAGATAAATATAGAATAGATTTGGATCAAATGGGTTCCTTCATATGGAAGCATATAGATGGAGAGAAGTCAGTCTACCAGATATCCCAATTGGTAAAAGGGGAATTTCAAGAGAAAGCAGAACCCCTGTATGAAAGGCTAATTCAATTTATGAATATATTGAAAAACAATAAGTTCATAGACTTTAAGTAA
- the kamE gene encoding lysine 5,6-aminomutase subunit beta, whose protein sequence is MLDLTRVKPYGDTLNDGMVQLSFTLPVPYGDEAKETARQLAKKMGLEEPSVVYAKDLVGFTYFILYGKLIHTVDFTKIEVPKVDVDVMSKEEVEQFIKDNINRDIVIVGACTGTDAHTVGIDAIMNMKGYAGHYGLERYEGVEAYNLGSQVPNEDLVAKAIELNADAILVSQVVTQKDVHIPNLTQLVELLEAEGIRDKVILVCGGPRISHELAKELGYDAGFGPGTFAEDVASFIVTEMVKRNMV, encoded by the coding sequence ATGCTAGACCTAACTAGAGTAAAACCTTATGGAGATACATTAAATGACGGTATGGTACAACTTAGTTTCACATTGCCAGTACCCTATGGAGACGAAGCCAAGGAAACAGCTAGGCAATTGGCTAAGAAGATGGGTTTAGAAGAGCCTTCCGTAGTATATGCAAAGGATCTAGTTGGATTTACCTATTTTATTTTATATGGGAAATTAATCCACACAGTAGACTTTACTAAAATAGAGGTACCAAAAGTAGATGTAGATGTGATGAGCAAAGAAGAAGTGGAACAATTTATAAAGGACAATATTAATAGGGACATAGTAATAGTAGGAGCTTGTACTGGAACAGATGCCCATACCGTTGGAATAGATGCTATCATGAACATGAAAGGCTATGCAGGCCACTATGGATTGGAGAGATATGAAGGAGTAGAAGCTTATAACCTAGGCAGCCAAGTTCCTAATGAGGATTTAGTAGCCAAAGCCATAGAATTGAATGCTGATGCCATATTGGTATCCCAGGTAGTAACCCAAAAGGATGTCCATATACCAAATCTAACCCAATTGGTGGAATTATTGGAGGCAGAAGGAATTAGGGATAAGGTAATCCTAGTTTGTGGTGGACCAAGGATATCCCATGAACTAGCAAAGGAGCTGGGATACGATGCAGGATTTGGTCCAGGCACTTTTGCAGAAGATGTGGCCAGCTTCATAGTAACTGAAATGGTAAAAAGAAATATGGTTTAA